The DNA sequence CTGGGGCTGGCTCAGGGCCAGGGACACGTTTAACACTGGACAAGTCGCTCTCTCCGGAGACAAAAGGACAGGTGcaggggattgtgtgtgtgtgtgtgtgtgtgtgtgtgtgtgtgggggtgtgtgtgtgtgtgtgtgtgtgtgtgtgtgtgtgtgtgtgtgtgtgtgtgggggggtgaggTACCAGGGCAAAGTCAGTGTGTGTggcaatatagctcagtatttgtatgatttattttagtgttttattttgctcaactttatcaagggtgccaataattttgatCATGACTGTATGTCAGATGACTGGGTCACAGAAGGGGGCACTAAAAGGAATTGCCTTCACATTAGATTGAACGCAAATGACATCAAACCTAGAGCTGGGACAGCAGTAAAATCCAATTTTACACTAACTAGCACTGTTCTAAAGTGGATAAATAAAATCATACTTCcatcaattaagttagaaaatcTTTAATTAAATTCTCAACTACAACCAACCTTATAAAGCAGTGTGTTGTAAGGCATTCAGATGTTCTTATTCAAGTTCTATACTGTAAGGTATCCCCCCATGTCTTCACTGACACAAACAATTTAGCTTTTCCAATCAATCTTGCttcaaaaatagttttttttctctTCTTGCATTGAATAAAATCCTTAATTTAAAGTGAAAAGTATTCATTCACATAATAAATGATCAAGCCCCAGAACTGACTTCTCTCAATTTTTCAAATATAAAACACAATTATAATGTTTAATGTGCTATTGAGCAGGCAAAGGCTAAATGCTACCTACTAACAGTGGTGTTGATATGGAAGTAAATACCAGAGTTGTTCAATGTATAATCTATAGGAGAAATTAGAGTATCAATGTATAATCTATTGGAGAAATTAGAGTATCAATGTATAATCTATAGGAGAAATTAGAGTGCCCCCTGGTGGTTCAACGTGTTCTTATCTGTTGAGTGACTCAGATTATTTTCCACATTATTAGAATTGCATGTGTGGGGAGACAGAAGCAGCTGAGCCCAATAGGTTGCCATGCAACCAGAATCCACCAGGGTGAGCTCGTCCCACAGAGATGCTCACTGCAGCAGAGAAACTTCATCTGAAGAGACCAGAGaatgccagagaagccggtgtttgaagGATGTATTGGCACAGGTGTTGTAAGGCCTGAGATGAAGTCGAGCGCTGCGTCATGCCTaacaacagcccttagccgtggtatattggcctaTCGCTTTATTAAGCCAATGTCGAACTTCTTTGACATGAAACGGTCCCAACGCAAAAGATATCTAAGTGTAACCATTTTTGCCATGCATACTGTATCATAGTTGCAAAGGTCATCTGGAAAACCTACACTTCAGGCACATAGGCCGACAGAATTCCACCTTCCAGGCTGAGGTTGATCTAGGCGGTAGGGACGTGCCTCTGCATGTCAGTCTGGAAAGTCGATGGGCCTAATTGAACACTCCGATGTGCTTCAACTTCTCCGAGACTACTGTacaacgcacacagacacaccttgACTTTACCTGAGTATTTGGGCCTGCCTGAGTCATCCTGGTTTTCCCATTTGGAACATTCTTAAAGCTGAAGGTGCAACGTCGAACAGAGATACTAAGCCTTCTGCAACAATGAGTTTCACACCGACATACAAAGTTTGTGTCATGCATTTGTTATACGTCCTCTGTTGTATCCCTATGAGATATTCCATTTAGCACTGTGTGAATTGAATTATATCCCTATACTAACTCTTGAGACAATAGCCACTAAAGCTACCACACACAAAGGCCTCACCCTCTACCCTTGTGCTATGAAAAGTGTTGCATACAatgtccacacacagacacagtaaccTATTCAGAATCTAAACAATGTTTATTCAAATAACTTCTTCACCAATCTGGGCCATGTCATGTGCTCAAAAACAGTGCAGTAATAGTTTAACACAGAGTAATTAACACAAATACAGTATGCAGAACACAGACTCAAACCCAACTTCTGGAGTCCTCTCAAACCTCAATGATGATTACGTCTGAAATTCAGATAGGATGTGCCTGGGCTGTGTGACCTTCACTCCTTTACTGCTCTCTGGGTGTGTTTAGCATGTGTATGGATCTCAGCCGGGGATCAGGAGGGTGCTCCAGACCCAGACAGGGGCCGCACGGGATCAGAGCAGCCAGAATGGAGGGCCCTGCGGTGGGGTTATCACACATCAGAAACCCTGGagcctccatccatccccccatcccctccctctgtcctttcAGGCTAACAGGCCACTTGTGCCAGCCCCATTAGGCCCCATACGGCACCTCTCCAGGCCTGGGGGCCCATCGGCCATGATTAGCCAGAACTGCCTCCCATTGTCAAGGAGGGAGATAACTCAACCCCCCCGCTCCCCCATTTAAAACCCTTAATCAACAGGgaagttcaagaaagagttaagtaaaatatttaccaaataaactaagtaaaaaattataataaaaagtaacccaataaaataacaataacttggctatatacagtgggtaccgagtcaatgtgtggggggtacaggttagtcaaggtaacttTTACATGTAgttgggggtgaagtgactatgcatagataataaacagcgagtagcagcagtgtaaaaacaaaacaaatgggggggcaATGTAAATGGCTCCTGgatggcgcagctgtctaaggcaccacatctcagtgctcgaggcgtcactacagacaccctggtttgattccaggctgtatcacaaataaatcaaatcaaatgtatttgtcacatacacatggttggcaggtgttaatgcaagtgtagcgaaatgcttgtgattctagttccaaccatgcagtaatatctaacaagtaatctaacaatttcacaacaactaccttatacacacaagtgtaaaggaatcgatacgaatatgtacataaaaatatatagaaatgagtgatggccgaacggcataggcaagatgcagtagatggtatagagtacagtatatacatatgagatgagtaaagtagGTTATGagaacattatattaagtggcattgtttaaagtagctagtgatacatttaattacatcaagatggcaagatgcattAGAtggtatagtgtacagtatatgcatatgagatgagtaatgtaggttaagtaaacattatataatataaagtggctagttataaattgattacatcaatttttccattattaaagtggctggagttgagtcagtatgttggcagcagccactcaatgttagggatggctgtttaacaaccggccgtgactgggagtcccatagggcggctcacaattggcccagcgtcgttcgggtttggccgatgtaggccatcattgtaaataactgacttgcctagttaaataaaggtacattaGTTTATTTggaaaatatacatattttttttaaacagtgatTTCTAGAAACAAAAGGTCACGTTCGGGCAGCTATTTCCTCACAGCACCACAGTATTCCCACCCCCTCCATTTCCCACCCTCTTGTCTGACACTTCAAAGGTTCGAAACCAGGCACACCACTCTGTTGTAACCACACCCACTTTGCCCTCACGGGCCATTCCCCTTCTGGGCTGACCAATGAACTCCAGAGGTCAGCCCCTCTAACTCCACAAGTTAAGGATATGGAAAGGAAAGTCTTGATCTTGATAGGAAACCTTTCATGATCCAAGGACCACCACTAAGTCCACAGCTCCTCTCACAGTATTCTCACAGGGATGTGGGTCTGACAGCAGCGATATCAGCGCACACATTTGGATAAGGAATTCTCTTCTCTTTGACCATTGTGGTGAACCGTGCAGGCAATGCAGCATATCTCTGGTAAGCATCACTTTTTCAACCTTTGCTACGTCAGTCAGTGGTTTAACAAGAGAGTAACAGCAAGTCTATTGCATAGTTGAAATGTTGCATTGTCTGTGGAAATCCCTGTGAACAAAGGGTTTCTCCAGCACTGGTCCACTCTGTAAGGCTccatgtcccctctctctctccagagccgAGGCCCAACATGATGACCCCATCCCCCCCTACAGCTGAACCCTACCACCAAGGCAACGTCAGGATGACCCTGGAAAAGGCTGACCTCTGGAAGTCCTTCCACAACCTGGGGACTGAGATGATAATCACCAAACATGGCCGGTACAATTGTTGTTATATCCTTCATCATCATTTTTGATCTGCGTAAATCTCCTAAACACATTCTATGATATGGTGTGTTCACTACAAAGTACATTTCGCCCGTAATTTCATGCAATATTGTAGCTTTACCAACGTTGTGAAACTGTATCTGCTGCTAGTATACTTTGTCTGAGAGAGCGCATAGAGTTGTGATCAGGAATTGAGAGGATAATACAATTAGTGTGGATTTGTATGTATCAGGAGGATGTTTCCCCATTGCAACGTCAGTCTATCTGGACTCCAACCCTATACCAACTATGTCCTCATGGTGGAAATGGTTCCGGTGGACAACTCCAGATACAGGGTAAAAACAACATGTCCACCATCCTTATATAATGCCTCAGTTgcaaggagtttttcctagccaccgtgcttctgcatctgcattgcttgctctttggggttttaggctgggtctctgcgtaagcactttgtgacatatgcagatgtaaaaagggctttataaatacatttaattgataATACATTTGATTGCTATATCACatcttacacacacattacaatacatttcTATTGAGAAAGTTCCAATTAGATAAGCTATATGTGTCACAGTTTGGAATATAGCCAGGCATTGTTTTAAAAGGAAACATCAGGAGATGAAGTAGAAGACAAGCCTGCAGTCAGTCTGCATCCAGCATACAGTCCAGACGGTGCCCCGCCCACACCCAGCCACACTGCATATCAAAGACCATTACTACATCCTGTTTTTCTACCCCCGGCTGGAGGTTCAGCCACGGCCATTTAACAACCCCCCCGCTCCAATCAAAGTGAATGGGGAGCAATGCCCCCTCCATGCATCCACTGGCCCTCCCCTCAGTACACATTGCTTTTGACCATatgctccagagagagagagaggagtgttttTCCTTTGCTATAGCAGTTCATGTATATATGTTGGTAGATTATACGCAATTATATACGTACCTATAGGATACTGTTCAAGCTTGCAAGAATATGCACCACATATTCCTTATATATATCAGTGTAAAGACTGGGGGTATGTGAGTTTTTGTGGAGCGTCTACGTGTCGAGGCTTGTCTTGTGGTTCGTTTCACACCTGAGTAACGCCCatcccctccccccttctctctctctttgtagtgGAATAAAGGCCAGTGGGACATGGCTGGGAAAGCCGAGCCCCAGCTCCCCTGTCGGACGTACGTGCATCCAGACTCCCCCACCCCGGGCTCCTACTGGATGAAACAATCGGTGTCCTTTCTCAAGCTCAAACTCACCAACCACACACTGGACCAGCACGGCCATGTAAGAACACGTATCTCCCTCTCTACTGGATCCCCAGCCCGCAACCTCTCACAGTCTGAGAGTAGACAGCTGTCACTTCTGTAAACAACGTTATTAGTTGACTCATTAGTGgtgtctgttctctcctcagATCATCCTGCACTCTATGCATCGCTACATCCCACGCTTCTCTGTGGTCCAGGCTGACAGTCTGCACAGTGTGCGCTGGGGACACTTCCATTACTTCTCCTTCCCTGAGACCTCCTTCACTGCAGTCACGGCCTACCAGAACACTAAGGTCCGTCTATCAACTCACGTATTAAGCACATACAAACGGCGTAGCCACGTAATTAACTTGCTCTTTGGGAATGGGTGTAACCCAATCTGATGTCTTCATCTCCACTCCTGCTTTCAGATCGCTAAACTGAAGATTGACCACAACCCCTTTGCTAAAGGATTCAAAGGGGAGAACACCCGTACTCATAGCAAGAGGTAGGGATCAATAGAACTATAACACTACGTGCGTGTGAGTTGGGTAGACGTGCTTTACAAGTTTTTATtgtcttttttatatatataggTGTCGATCCAACAAGAGTTCTGGAAATGCTTCAAAGAAAGCCAAacaagacagagaaacagaattCAAAAGTCCTTCAGGTGTGGTTCTTAACTCTATACAGTAAAATTAGACTAATCAGATCTGTATAATGTCAAATGTTGTCCagtccataggcctataggcAGTCTCATTGATCCAGAATCATTTCCCATTTAGACCTCCAAAGGGCAAAATTAGACTGTGAGCCAGCAGAACGGGGGATAACCTTGGGAACAACGGAGAACATGGTGTCGGCTAAGGAGGATCTCTTCTCCCCCTGGGCCATAGAACAGGACCCATCCCAGAGCCACAGCCTGCACACTGAACTACTGGAGCTCCACGACCACAGACAGGACTACAGCACCGAGGAGCAGATGGTGCCTGGCCCTGCATCTATGTCCTCCCAACCATGCAGGTACTGTACAACCACCagtcacacacgcatgcatgtaTAAGCGCAACATTGTAGCATCATAAACTAGATTGTAAAGCATACTTTGACTTCCATTTTATGGAGGTGAAACCCAACATACAGGCGAATCCCCACTCTAACACCCTGCACACCCACACAGGTTCATATGCAGAATCCTGACCCATTATGCCAATAGAAAACTCAGTGACTCAGTGCTATACTTAACAGGCACTCTATGGTGCAGACTACACCTCCATACTGTGCAATTAAAAGTGACACTTTGAGTCAGCGAGTGTTTgagttcacatactgtatgtgggttgATGACATATTAGTAACCCGCTACATATTTTTATTTTCTCCAGATCTGTTGAGCATGGCAGACTTCCATCTCCATCTTCTGTAGTGGAGGATTGCAAAGGCAGGCGCAGCTATGAGTCTCACCTCCGTGATGTAGCCACTGTCCCTGGGCACAAGACTAACAGTCCTGGCCCTGTCAGGGACATGGGACACACCCCCTTGGCTCAAGCTATGCCCCAGGACTATAGCATGTCCCCTGTCCATCTGCCCACGTCCTCCAAAACCTACCCTGGGTACTTGGGTTACAGTTATCCCCTCTATGGCCACTACACTACTAACCAGGGCATGGGTCAGTGGAGTGAGGGTGGTACAGGACAGTACCCTGGACAGTCCTTGACTCACCACCTGCCCTTCTTCACCAGTCAAACACTGACTGCAGACCACGGCACCCACCAACGCAGCGTCCATCACCATGGCAACACAGAGGCAGAGTGGAGCTGGAGCCAGTACTTGAGTTTGGATAATGATCAGAATAGCTGACTCTGACTCACAAAGTGAAGGAGCTGAGATTCATTCTGTGAACAAAGCTACTTGTGACATTTCAGAAAAGTGAGAGCCTATGATCTTTGTGCACGAGGTCCAAACCAAGATATCGTCaagtgtgtttaaaaaaaacttgCTCTCTGCTATGGACATGTGTGTCAAGAGAAGTGTGTGCAATTTTCTGTTCCAAGTCTATGCAGAGCTGCAGTCCTATTTAGCGGAAATAGCAGATGGCTATTTGAGCTATATACTGGACTTAATGGACTGAGCCTCCTCATACTGTGCCTGGTGCTCCATATGAACTGCATTCAAATGTTTGTGGGCATTCATGCTTGTATTACGCATGTGATGTGCGTATGCGTTTTTGTTTACTTATCAAAGTGATGACAATTGAGATCAGATTATGACCAAAAGGATATCATGATAtccaaaaataaataataataagatTCCCATATCGGTATAGTTCTCTACATCATAACTGTTGTAAATATGACAACTCTTAAGAGGTTTCTCACAAGCCACAAGTGGTTCTAACATGAAGGGTCATCAATGTTACCAAGCAGAAACTGCATGACAGAGAGATACAAAGGGACACAGAGGTGAGTCCTTCACTCCCACAGTCGGACAGGCCAGGAACACATGTAAAtaagtcaatcaatcaaatgtatttataaagccctttttacatcagccgatgtcacaaagtgctgtacagaaacccagcctaaaaccccaaacagcaagcaatgcaggtgtagaagcacggtggctaggaaaaactccctagaaagacaggaacctaagaataaacctagagaggaacaaggctctgaggggtggccagtcctcttctggctgtgccggttggagattataacagtacatggccaagatgttcaaacgttcatagatgaccagcagggtcaaataataataattacaatggttgtagagggtgcaacaggtcagcacctcaggagtaaatgtcagttggcttttcatagccgatcattcagagttagagacagaaggtgcgatagagagagagagagttgaaaacagcaggtccgggacaatgtcgcacgtccggtgaacaggtcagggttccaaagCCGCAGGCAGATCacttgaaactggaacagcagtacgaccaggtggactggggacagcaaggactcttcaggccaggtagtcctgaggcatggtccaagggctcaggtcctctgagagaagagagaaagagagagagaactggagggAGCAtagttaaattcacacaggacaccggataagacaggagaaatactccagatataacagactgaccctagcccccgacacataaacaattgcagcataaatattggaggctgagacaggaggggttgggagacactggccccatccgacgataccctcagacagggccaaccaggcaggatataaccccacccactttgccaaagcatagccctcacaccactagagggatatcttcaaccaccaacttactacacTGAGACAAGGCCctgtatagcccacaaagatctctatACGGGACGAACCCGAGGGGGGCACCAACCCGGaaaggaagatcacgtcagtgactcaacacaCTCAAGTGACGCATCCCTCTTAGagacagcatggaagagcaccagtaagccagtgactcaggccctgtaatagggttacagcagagaatctcagtggagagaggggaaccggccaggcagagacagcaagggcagttcgtcgctccagagcctttcctttcaccttcacactcaaattaaattgatttatatagcccttcgtacatcagctgatatctcaaagtgctgtacagaaacccagcctaaaaccccaaacagcaagcaatgcaggtgtggaagcacggtggctaggaaaaactccctagaaaggccaaaacctaggaagaaacctagagaggaaccaggctatgtggggtggccagtcctcttctggctgtgccgggtggagattataacagaacatggccaagatgttcaaatgttcataaatgaccagcatggtcaaataatagtactCCTGGGCAaaagactacactcaatcatatgacctaccgaagagatcaaatcaaattgtatttgtcatatacacatggttagcagatgttaatgcgagtgaagGGAAATGCTTGAGTTTTCAATAAAGActaaaaggttgagaccgagtctgcatctctcacatggataggcagaccattccataaaagtggagctctatagaagaaagccctgcctccagctgtttgcttagaaattctagggacaataaggaggcctgtgtcttgtgaccatagcgtacgtgttgGTATGTACGGCAAGACCAAATTGGAAAGACaggtaatgctttgtaggttagcagtaaacctGGAAATCAGCCCTGCAGGAAGCAAGTGTAGAGAGGCTGGCACTGAAGTAATAttatcacattttttggttctagtcaagattctagcagccgtgtttagcactaactgaagtatatttagtgctttatccgggtagcccgaaagtaatctagaagtgacaaaagcatggatacatttttctgagAAAGAGAAAGTttttgatttttgcaatgttacgtagatggaaaaacgctgtccttgaaacagtcttgatatgttcgtcaaaagagagatcagagtCCAGAGAAACGCAGagatccttcacagttttatttgagacgactgtacaaacatcaagattaattgtcagattcaacagaagatatctTTGTATCTTTGGACCTAGAACAagctgttttgtccgagtttaaaagtcgaaagttgcagccatccacttccgtatgtctgaaacacaggcttccagggagggcaattttgtggcttcaccatgtttcatcgaaatgtacagctgtgtatcgtccACATAGGAGTGAAAGCTAACATTATGTTTCCGGGTGGCATCAccaaaaggtaaaatatatagtgaaaacaatactggtcctaaaacggaaTCTTGAGGAagaccgaaatttacagttgatttgtcagaggacaaatgTCAAAATGTGATCTATGaaatcaaaagcagcactaaggtctaggagcacgaggacagatgcagagccttggtctgacgccattaaaaggtaatttaccaccttcacgagtgcagtctcagttctatgatggggtctaaaatcaGACAAAATCCTTTGGTATACATTGTCTGTCTTCatgaaggcagtgagttgctgctcaACATATTTTTCTACAATTTTTGAGAGGAACGTTAGATTCAatataggctgata is a window from the Oncorhynchus keta strain PuntledgeMale-10-30-2019 chromosome 6, Oket_V2, whole genome shotgun sequence genome containing:
- the LOC118384872 gene encoding T-box-containing protein TBX6L-like; amino-acid sequence: MQHISEPRPNMMTPSPPTAEPYHQGNVRMTLEKADLWKSFHNLGTEMIITKHGRRMFPHCNVSLSGLQPYTNYVLMVEMVPVDNSRYRWNKGQWDMAGKAEPQLPCRTYVHPDSPTPGSYWMKQSVSFLKLKLTNHTLDQHGHIILHSMHRYIPRFSVVQADSLHSVRWGHFHYFSFPETSFTAVTAYQNTKIAKLKIDHNPFAKGFKGENTRTHSKRCRSNKSSGNASKKAKQDRETEFKSPSDLQRAKLDCEPAERGITLGTTENMVSAKEDLFSPWAIEQDPSQSHSLHTELLELHDHRQDYSTEEQMVPGPASMSSQPCRSVEHGRLPSPSSVVEDCKGRRSYESHLRDVATVPGHKTNSPGPVRDMGHTPLAQAMPQDYSMSPVHLPTSSKTYPGYLGYSYPLYGHYTTNQGMGQWSEGGTGQYPGQSLTHHLPFFTSQTLTADHGTHQRSVHHHGNTEAEWSWSQYLSLDNDQNS